In Bythopirellula goksoeyrii, a single window of DNA contains:
- the preA gene encoding NAD-dependent dihydropyrimidine dehydrogenase subunit PreA yields MPTLETTVNGLKMPNPFVIGSGPPGTNGNVIGKAFDEGWGAVICKTISLDATKVVNVQPRYARLRARDSKEIIGWENIELISDRSFDIWVEELKAVKDKYPDRILIASIMEEFNKDAWVEIVERCQDLGVDAFELNFSCPHGLPERKMGSAMGENPDILSEVSGWVNAVAKVPVWAKMTPNVTHIEDPTRAALKAGCEGVSAINTIRSVLGIDLDTLRPEPQVEGYTTPGGYSCRAVMPIALRMCMEIARVIRDEFPNSTLSGIGGVETGNDAAQFILLGADTVQVCTGVMKFGYGMVKNMCDELLAFMVKHEFETLDDFKGHSVQYFTTHADLVKRQAETRAAAKAEHDKRMIRDDAQWTGDEFVDQSDALARG; encoded by the coding sequence ATGCCTACTCTTGAAACTACCGTCAATGGCTTGAAAATGCCCAACCCATTCGTGATTGGCTCGGGCCCTCCGGGAACCAATGGCAATGTGATCGGGAAGGCTTTTGACGAGGGCTGGGGAGCGGTCATCTGTAAAACCATCAGCCTGGACGCGACCAAAGTCGTCAACGTCCAACCGCGTTACGCTCGACTCCGAGCGCGCGATTCGAAAGAAATCATCGGTTGGGAGAACATCGAACTCATTAGCGATCGGAGTTTTGATATCTGGGTTGAAGAGCTCAAGGCCGTCAAAGATAAGTATCCTGATCGCATTTTAATCGCTTCCATTATGGAAGAGTTTAACAAAGACGCCTGGGTAGAAATCGTCGAGCGATGCCAAGACCTGGGAGTCGATGCCTTCGAGCTAAATTTCTCTTGTCCCCATGGACTCCCTGAACGCAAGATGGGATCCGCCATGGGCGAGAACCCCGACATCTTGAGCGAGGTCTCTGGCTGGGTAAATGCCGTGGCTAAAGTTCCCGTGTGGGCAAAAATGACACCCAACGTCACGCATATCGAAGATCCCACCCGGGCAGCACTCAAGGCAGGTTGCGAAGGGGTAAGTGCAATCAACACGATTCGCAGTGTGTTGGGAATCGACCTCGATACTTTGCGGCCCGAACCGCAGGTCGAAGGTTACACGACTCCCGGTGGCTACTCGTGCCGTGCCGTGATGCCGATTGCTCTGCGGATGTGCATGGAGATTGCCCGTGTGATACGTGATGAATTTCCCAATAGCACGCTTAGTGGAATCGGTGGCGTCGAGACGGGCAACGATGCGGCTCAGTTTATTCTGTTGGGAGCGGATACCGTCCAGGTGTGTACCGGGGTGATGAAGTTCGGGTACGGAATGGTGAAGAACATGTGCGACGAACTGTTGGCATTCATGGTAAAACATGAGTTCGAGACGTTAGACGATTTCAAGGGCCACAGTGTGCAGTATTTCACCACACATGCGGATCTCGTGAAGCGGCAAGCCGAAACTCGCGCTGCGGCTAAAGCCGAGCATGATAAACGTATGATTCGCGACGACGCGCAGTGGACCGGCGACGAATTTGTTGATCAATCCGATGCTTTGGCTCGGGGATAG
- a CDS encoding HAD family hydrolase translates to MNDFPVPDPLLRAVVFDLDGLMFDTEVLYQEVGSTVLARRGCEFTAELLDQMMGRQSAKALQIMIDYHGLDITVPELADESMEVMRELLETRLTPMPGLLTLLDALEAAEIPKGIATSSTRDFLDHVLLLANLTDRFRFTLSGDDIEHGKPAPDVYLLAAEKHNCQPAEILVLEDSQLGCQAAVAAGAYTVAVPGGHSLTHVFPGAKFIADSLVDNRIYRALNIATDS, encoded by the coding sequence ATGAACGATTTCCCTGTACCTGATCCTCTCTTACGAGCGGTCGTGTTTGATCTCGATGGCCTGATGTTTGATACGGAAGTGCTCTACCAAGAGGTGGGAAGTACCGTGTTGGCTCGACGTGGCTGCGAGTTCACGGCCGAATTGCTCGATCAGATGATGGGCCGTCAGTCGGCCAAGGCACTGCAAATCATGATCGACTATCACGGGCTCGACATCACCGTACCAGAGCTTGCCGATGAGTCGATGGAAGTCATGCGAGAACTATTGGAAACTCGCTTGACTCCGATGCCCGGTCTACTAACTTTGCTTGACGCTCTAGAAGCAGCGGAGATCCCCAAAGGAATCGCCACCAGTAGCACGCGAGATTTCCTTGACCATGTCCTACTGCTTGCGAATCTTACCGATCGTTTTCGCTTTACCTTATCGGGAGACGACATCGAGCATGGCAAGCCTGCGCCTGATGTTTATCTACTGGCAGCGGAGAAGCACAATTGCCAGCCTGCGGAGATTCTTGTTCTCGAAGATAGCCAACTCGGTTGTCAGGCAGCAGTTGCTGCTGGGGCCTATACGGTGGCAGTCCCTGGTGGTCATTCCCTCACCCATGTGTTCCCCGGTGCCAAGTTCATTGCAGATTCATTGGTGGACAACCGCATTTATCGTGCTTTGAATATTGCAACGGACAGCTAA
- a CDS encoding DUF6798 domain-containing protein, with product MPHVNEAHYLAKAKHYWNPAWCAGDLFLESADPHLLFYWTVGVLTKWFSLPTVAWIGRIVAWGALAWAWQRLSWRIVQVKYLSVVTAMLLVTLIAWGNFAGEWVVGGVEGKCFAYVFVFWGLAELARGNWRSVWLLLGVASAFHVLVGGWSVIAALVVWGLEDKASRPSFSAMFPALLLGGMLALVGVVPGLMLSRGTPAAIQAEANQIYVFERLPHHLAPLTMLGAELFSHTWRFGLLLAAFLWLWQACSRLPSRSLVPLVRVQRFAGACVVIGTLGLLWEVATWNYPALSASLLKYYWFRMADVAVPLAIALSAAWLFSMISHRRTPAITLIGILGVLVPAMLLLSTAFERGVDNTAPSDSKLSNRFAWQEACAWARDHTPKDALFFIPRHGQSFKWYAERPDYFNWKDVPQDQASLVEWFRRNNEIYMHENYWGEQVPYRSLGYLGDEKIKELASQHGIDFVLAKEYPPLGLPVVFENDWFTIYQTSPSLPVEEAGSNATQ from the coding sequence GTGCCGCATGTCAATGAAGCCCACTATCTGGCGAAAGCCAAGCACTATTGGAATCCCGCATGGTGTGCAGGGGATCTGTTTCTGGAATCCGCCGATCCGCATTTGCTCTTCTATTGGACCGTGGGAGTGTTGACCAAGTGGTTCAGCTTGCCCACGGTTGCCTGGATAGGTCGGATCGTGGCTTGGGGGGCATTAGCATGGGCCTGGCAACGGTTGAGTTGGCGGATCGTGCAAGTGAAGTATTTGTCGGTGGTCACTGCAATGCTCTTGGTAACACTCATCGCTTGGGGAAACTTCGCTGGGGAATGGGTCGTTGGCGGCGTGGAAGGAAAATGCTTTGCCTATGTTTTTGTTTTCTGGGGACTTGCAGAACTCGCACGTGGTAACTGGCGAAGCGTTTGGCTCCTGCTTGGCGTCGCTTCGGCCTTTCATGTCTTGGTCGGAGGTTGGTCGGTGATCGCAGCCTTGGTGGTCTGGGGATTAGAAGACAAAGCGTCGCGCCCGAGTTTCTCGGCGATGTTTCCTGCCTTGCTGCTAGGAGGAATGTTGGCGCTAGTCGGTGTCGTACCGGGGCTCATGCTTTCGCGCGGCACGCCTGCTGCGATTCAAGCTGAGGCCAATCAAATTTATGTTTTCGAGCGACTGCCCCACCATCTGGCTCCGTTGACCATGCTGGGAGCAGAGCTATTTAGCCACACCTGGCGATTTGGCCTCTTGCTGGCGGCGTTCTTGTGGTTGTGGCAAGCTTGCAGTCGACTGCCTTCTCGATCCCTCGTACCGCTGGTGAGAGTTCAGCGATTTGCTGGGGCGTGTGTCGTCATAGGAACACTAGGCCTTCTTTGGGAGGTTGCCACCTGGAACTACCCTGCCCTTTCTGCCAGCTTGCTAAAATACTACTGGTTCCGAATGGCAGATGTTGCCGTGCCGTTGGCGATTGCTCTGTCCGCTGCGTGGTTGTTTAGCATGATCTCCCACCGGCGAACTCCAGCCATTACCCTGATAGGTATTTTGGGGGTCTTAGTGCCGGCCATGCTCTTGCTTTCCACGGCCTTTGAGCGCGGAGTCGACAATACGGCTCCAAGCGATTCGAAACTATCGAATCGCTTTGCCTGGCAAGAGGCTTGCGCATGGGCACGCGACCATACTCCAAAGGACGCCCTGTTTTTTATCCCGCGCCACGGACAATCATTCAAATGGTACGCGGAGCGACCAGACTACTTTAATTGGAAAGATGTTCCCCAGGATCAGGCGTCACTTGTCGAATGGTTTAGACGCAACAACGAAATCTATATGCACGAAAACTATTGGGGAGAGCAGGTCCCCTATCGTTCTTTGGGGTATCTCGGCGACGAAAAGATCAAGGAACTTGCCTCGCAACACGGAATTGATTTCGTGCTCGCCAAGGAATATCCACCACTGGGATTACCGGTGGTCTTTGAGAACGATTGGTTTACGATTTATCAAACATCACCGTCTCTGCCTGTTGAAGAAGCTGGGAGCAATGCCACACAATGA
- a CDS encoding PVC-type heme-binding CxxCH protein, whose amino-acid sequence MRHLFCYFVFIFGIGLLCYSFVDAQSPKEAGASREPTQATAGLDVADGLACTLFAAEPMVVNPSAIDVDHKGRVWACEIVNYRKSLGSRPAGDRIVILEDLNGDGQADQSKTFYQGADIDSPHGICVLGTPDGHGTRAIVSTGSRVVILIDDDGDDRCDRQEELFTGIQGKQHDHGIHAFVFGPDGKLYFNIGNSGKEICDARGQPIRDLAGNVVNDRRTPYQEGMAFRCNLDGNDFETLAWNFRNPWMLTVDSFGNIWQSDNDDDGNRGTRVNFVMEFGNYGYKDELTGASWWMPRTGQDDELPGKHWHVNDPGVVPSMLYTGSGSPAGITIYEGKLLPVNFHGQLLHCEPGHNVVRSYRVEEEGAGFSAEITEILKGERDPWFRPVDVKVAPDGSLFVADWYDPGVGGHNVEDLQKGRIFRITPFGSGNNYEVPTYDFATPVGTIAALENPNFAVRAIAWQQILKWGEQAEPEIAKLWESGDPLLQARALWLLGAVASDLSGYVDSALNSDDSRIRIVGLRLARQHQMDMLPLVRRLMHDPSPQVQRELAIALANNNSKEAAQLWAQLADKTEENDRWWLEAIGIAARGKWDSCLEAWIKRVGDKWQYPPSTDIVWISRSKATPARLAELILSANENGFDLDRYLRAFDFQSEPGKSIALTQLLERNYSLPPSVVVEILDRLPKFDITKSPHTKGAVKAYLDSQRGTDQYFQLIRRYQLREYQDDLLAQIISPEDDQTSVEAARTILATGGKDQLLQITSSLDDTHAAALITIGQVDDSDLNLRLLDIVRDESSTMPQRMAAVQGLTKSISGQRLLIQQAKDGKLPEQFQFVAADALHLSSNEEIRQQAEKFLPLPQSANAEALPPLRHLLRETGFADQGQKIFAEVGTCADCHQVHGKGKQVGPDLSEIGSKLSKEAMYQAIMDPSAGISHNYEQYIVILDSGKSMTGLLVSETDEAVTLRNAEGIDTTVSQDEIEDMFKSEISLMPAELQRKLTKQQLVDLVEYLMTLKKP is encoded by the coding sequence TCTCGTGAGCCAACACAAGCGACGGCAGGGCTTGACGTCGCAGACGGGTTGGCGTGCACACTTTTCGCTGCAGAGCCAATGGTGGTCAATCCCTCGGCCATCGACGTCGATCACAAAGGTCGCGTCTGGGCTTGTGAGATTGTCAACTACCGCAAGAGTCTAGGCTCACGCCCTGCCGGGGATCGGATTGTCATTCTTGAAGACCTCAATGGTGATGGGCAGGCCGACCAGAGCAAGACCTTTTACCAGGGGGCCGACATCGATTCCCCCCATGGCATTTGTGTTCTGGGCACCCCTGATGGGCATGGTACGCGAGCAATCGTCTCAACGGGATCGCGAGTCGTGATCCTTATAGATGATGATGGTGATGATCGATGCGACCGACAGGAAGAACTCTTTACCGGAATTCAAGGCAAGCAACATGATCATGGAATTCACGCGTTCGTGTTTGGACCTGATGGCAAACTCTATTTCAACATTGGCAATAGTGGCAAAGAGATCTGCGATGCAAGGGGGCAGCCTATTCGAGATTTAGCCGGCAATGTGGTAAATGATCGAAGAACTCCTTACCAAGAAGGTATGGCTTTCCGATGCAATTTGGACGGAAATGACTTTGAAACACTTGCTTGGAACTTTCGCAATCCGTGGATGCTCACCGTCGACTCGTTCGGCAACATCTGGCAGAGTGACAACGACGACGACGGAAATCGCGGGACGCGAGTCAATTTTGTCATGGAGTTCGGCAACTATGGTTACAAGGATGAACTGACGGGGGCCTCGTGGTGGATGCCTCGGACCGGTCAAGATGATGAGTTGCCAGGCAAACATTGGCATGTGAACGACCCTGGAGTTGTACCTTCGATGCTATATACAGGCAGTGGTTCGCCGGCAGGGATTACGATCTACGAAGGCAAACTGCTCCCAGTCAATTTTCATGGGCAACTTTTGCATTGTGAACCAGGGCACAACGTAGTGCGAAGCTATCGCGTTGAGGAGGAAGGCGCGGGCTTTTCGGCAGAAATCACCGAGATTCTCAAGGGGGAGCGGGATCCTTGGTTCCGACCTGTTGATGTAAAGGTAGCCCCAGACGGCTCGTTATTCGTTGCCGACTGGTACGATCCCGGCGTAGGGGGACACAACGTTGAGGATCTCCAGAAGGGACGCATCTTTCGAATCACCCCCTTTGGCAGCGGCAACAACTACGAAGTGCCAACCTATGACTTCGCCACACCAGTTGGAACCATTGCCGCCTTGGAGAATCCAAATTTTGCCGTACGGGCAATCGCCTGGCAACAAATCTTGAAATGGGGCGAACAAGCCGAACCTGAGATAGCAAAACTATGGGAGTCCGGCGATCCCTTACTGCAAGCACGTGCCCTCTGGTTGCTCGGTGCGGTCGCCAGTGATCTTTCCGGCTATGTCGATTCGGCTTTGAATAGCGACGATTCGCGAATACGCATCGTGGGATTGCGACTAGCTCGACAACATCAAATGGACATGCTTCCGTTGGTTAGGCGTTTGATGCACGACCCCTCGCCCCAAGTGCAGCGAGAATTGGCAATTGCACTTGCAAATAACAACTCAAAAGAAGCTGCCCAGCTTTGGGCGCAGCTTGCTGACAAAACTGAAGAAAACGATCGTTGGTGGCTTGAAGCGATCGGCATTGCCGCCCGTGGCAAATGGGATTCTTGTCTGGAAGCTTGGATTAAACGGGTCGGAGACAAATGGCAATATCCTCCAAGTACCGACATCGTGTGGATAAGTCGCTCCAAAGCGACGCCAGCACGATTGGCTGAACTGATTCTCTCTGCGAACGAAAATGGTTTCGACTTGGATCGCTATTTACGAGCATTTGATTTCCAATCAGAGCCCGGCAAATCAATAGCACTTACCCAACTGTTGGAGCGAAACTATTCCTTGCCTCCCAGTGTAGTCGTAGAAATCCTGGATCGATTGCCAAAATTCGATATCACGAAATCCCCGCATACGAAAGGTGCCGTCAAAGCTTATCTCGACTCGCAACGAGGAACGGACCAGTATTTTCAATTAATACGCAGGTATCAACTGAGAGAATACCAGGATGACCTGCTAGCTCAAATAATTTCGCCTGAGGATGACCAGACTTCCGTGGAAGCGGCACGGACCATCTTGGCAACCGGCGGTAAAGACCAACTCTTGCAGATCACCTCGTCACTGGACGACACTCATGCCGCGGCTCTAATCACGATCGGGCAGGTGGATGACTCCGATCTCAATCTAAGGCTTCTCGACATCGTTAGAGATGAGTCTTCTACCATGCCGCAACGCATGGCTGCGGTTCAAGGCTTAACTAAGTCGATCTCAGGGCAACGACTACTGATTCAGCAGGCCAAAGATGGTAAGTTACCCGAACAATTTCAATTTGTCGCTGCCGATGCGCTGCACCTTTCGTCCAACGAAGAGATTCGTCAGCAGGCAGAGAAATTCCTTCCACTTCCCCAGTCGGCCAACGCGGAGGCTCTTCCCCCTTTACGACACCTCCTCCGTGAAACCGGTTTTGCTGACCAAGGTCAAAAAATCTTTGCCGAGGTCGGCACATGTGCGGATTGCCATCAAGTTCATGGTAAAGGTAAACAAGTCGGCCCTGATCTATCGGAAATCGGCAGCAAACTATCGAAAGAAGCGATGTATCAGGCGATCATGGATCCCAGTGCCGGCATTAGTCATAATTACGAGCAATACATTGTGATTCTTGACTCGGGCAAATCGATGACCGGCTTGCTGGTGAGCGAAACCGATGAGGCCGTCACTCTGCGCAATGCCGAAGGCATCGACACCACGGTCTCGCAAGATGAAATCGAAGATATGTTCAAGAGCGAGATTTCCCTGATGCCAGCAGAACTGCAAAGAAAACTCACCAAGCAGCAGTTGGTTGATTTGGTGGAGTATTTGATGACACTGAAGAAGCCTTGA